From Cronobacter turicensis z3032, the proteins below share one genomic window:
- a CDS encoding Putative metalloprotease ESA_02677, with translation MSQVILDLQVACEDTSGLPDEAQFQTWLNAVVPQFQEESEVTVRLVDEAESHDLNLTYRGMDKPTNVLSFPFEAPPGIEMPLLGDLIICRQVVEREAREQEKPLAAHWAHMVVHGSLHLLGYDHIEDDEAEEMEGIETEIMLALGFDDPYIAEKA, from the coding sequence ATGAGCCAGGTTATCCTTGATTTGCAGGTGGCCTGCGAAGACACCTCCGGTTTGCCGGACGAGGCGCAGTTTCAGACATGGCTGAATGCCGTCGTGCCGCAATTTCAGGAAGAATCAGAAGTCACGGTGCGTCTGGTGGATGAAGCGGAAAGTCATGACTTAAATCTGACTTATCGTGGTATGGACAAACCCACCAACGTGCTGTCGTTCCCGTTCGAAGCGCCGCCTGGCATCGAGATGCCGCTGCTTGGCGATCTGATCATCTGTCGTCAGGTGGTGGAGCGCGAAGCGCGTGAACAGGAAAAGCCGTTGGCAGCCCACTGGGCGCACATGGTGGTGCATGGCAGCCTGCATCTTTTGGGTTATGACCATATCGAGGATGACGAAGCCGAAGAGATGGAAGGCATCGAAACCGAGATAATGCTTGCCCTGGGCTTTGACGATCCGTACATTGCCGAGAAAGCGTAA